TCAGTGACTGGTTGCACAGATTTAATTTCAATATTTGTCCCGGAAAAATCAATTTCTCCGATGAAAATTTGTCCGTAATTTTTCGGCGGAAGGAATGCGGCAAAACACAGATATTTCCCGTCCGGCGACCAGCTCGGATGCGTTGCTTTCATGGGCGAAAGCTGAAAAATCTGCCAATCCCTCATGCGAATCAGATAGAGCCGAAAAGTGCCGTCCCTGTCTGACGAGAAAGCAATGTATTTTCCGTTTGGCGAAAATGAGGGGTAGAGATCAGCGCCCAGATATTTGGTAATTCGAAGCGGGGCGCCATGAGGAAAAACGCCATATTTTCGTACTTTTATCGGGACGATCCACAAATCACCCTGCGCATCCTCGCGATAAGAGACAAACACCAAATTTTTCCCGTCAGGCGCCCAACAGGGCATAATGTCATCGGATTTGTGTTTTGTGATTTGAATTGCCGAACCGCCGGCGACGGGCTTCACCCAAATGTCCATATTGCCGCTGCGTTTAGAGGCAAAAGCGACCCATTTTCCATCTGGCGAAACAGCGGGAAACATATCCGTTTCCGGATGCGTGGTAATTTGCTCATAAATTTGCGTCAGATCAAAACCCGTGGAGCTTCTTGCACGCGCCGTTTTTTTGGGCTGTTCAAAGAAAAAATTCTTGTAATGAGCGCACGAGAGAAAAATGGCGCTCGCGAGCAAAATTTGTAGGAACAAACGCGGTAAGATAGACTTGATTATTTTCATCGCTCGGCTTCAGTTAAAATGAACCCCACAAATAAAAAGATCATGTCATGGCAAGCCAGGCATGATCTTTTTATTGCTCTGATTCATTCATTCGCTTTATTTTTTCTCAGCTTGTTTTTGCACCCATTCGCCGCTGTCCAATTGAATCCAGGAGCCGGACGCAACATTGTCCTGATTCATTTTCGCGAAAATATGCCCGACATTTTGTTCGCCGGCTTTGGCAGCATCTTCGTTCAAAACAATAATGCGATCCATGATAATTTTTCGGTATTCATTTTCCGACTGGACTATTTTTTCCACGCGATTTTTCAACGTCTCGTCACTGCCGATTTTCTCGGGATGAATAATCTCCAAAAAGCCGCGATTATTTTCGCCGACAATACCGGCTTTCAAAAATTCGTCCACATCGTCTTTATTAAATTTTCTTCCCTGAACCGCCTCTAAAACTTTCTTTTTATTTTCCGACATTTTGGGTTGAGGCGCCGTGTTGCCCACCGACCTCACCGAAGTCAATGTCCAGACATCTTCTTCAATCTGTTCGTACGTTCCGATGACCTGATTTTCCAGCGCCGTTTTTTCTCCGGTAACACTGACTTCCGGCGCCTTCACGCTGCAATACACCAACAGCAGCACCAACGCCAGACTCCAAACGAGGATTTTTTTTCTGTGAATCATTTTTGCCTCCTGACGTGCAATTTTCAAAAAAATTATTTCCGCATAAACTCAAAAAAAGTGCGCAGCGCTCGCGATACAGCAGATAGTAAAGTAGCAAATTCCACAAACGGTTGACTAACTCGTTCGTTGAGCGTTTTTTCAATTTGAGTAATCCGCGCCACGGTTTCTTTGATATTTCCGACGCCCTGTTCGACCATCCCCACTTGCTTTTGTACCGACTGAACGATACGCTTGACATCATTCACGACAATCGTCAAATCGTGGGAAATCGGTACGATTTGCTGGCGCGTCACTTCCATGAGTTTTTCGGCTTCGCGGGCGGTGCGTCGAATCTGCGCCAGTGCAACCAACAGACCGATCACAAAAATCACAATAAAAACCGCGATCACAACAATGCTAATTTCAACAAGCATATTTTCCTCCGCCCGAATTTTTATTTTTTGTCTTTTGTCATTTCATCGTCAAACGCCTGCTTGCTGGCTTCGATCGCTTTGGAAATTTTTCCGCGCTTTTTGGGCGAAGCTTTTTTCTTTTCTCCCTCTTCTGGCTCAACGTCTTTCTCCGGAGACATCTTTTTCTTCAAATCGTCAGCCACTCTTTTGCTTTCAGCCAAAATTTGTTCGTATTTTGTTCTGGCTTCTTCAAATTTTTTCTCCGCTTCCTGGCGAAGTTGTTCGGCTCTCTTCAAAGCGTCGGCGAATTTTTCTTCGGAAAAACTTCTGGCATCGGAATAAAATTTTTCCGCATCGCCCAACAACTCATCTGATTTTTCTCTCAAATCTTTGCGCAATTCATCGCCTTTTTTGGGCGCGTACAACAGAGCTAATCCGGCGCCAATTAATCCGCCGAAAACCAACCCTTTGAAAAATGACCCGCCGTCAGATTTTTCGTCGCTCATGGGGCACTCCTTAATTTTTTTTGTCCGAGTTTCTTTATATTTCAAATTACTACAAAAATCATTGAAAATCAAGGGATTTTTGCATTCCCCGAAATCTCACTGTTTTAATTTTCCATATTGAAAGAGTATCTTTGTTTGTTTTGATCTTCGCAATGAAACTACCTACCTTTTGTTACGTAAAGGAACTTTAAACTGTTCCTTGTTAAATTTATTATTTTTTAAAAAATGTGTTGATTTTTTTAATTAAAACCCTTAATTTCATTTTTAATAGAATAACGGGGCTCTATGAAACGCAAAAAAATCGGATTAGCACTGAGCGGCGGCGCTGTTTTAGGCATTGCCCATCTCGGCGTCATCAAAGCGCTCGAAGAAAAAAATATCACTTTTGACATTATTGCCGGTACCAGCGCCGGATCGCTCGTCGGTGCCTTTCTCGCTGCGGGCTACACTGTCCAACAGCTTTATTCCATGACCAAAAATATTTCCTGGGACGTTCTGGGAAAAGTAACCATTCCCACTAAAGGTCTTTTGAACAGCCATGCGCTGCAAGATTTCATTGAAAAAGAATTGCACAATGTCGCAATAGAACAATTGCCAAAACCTTTCGCCGCCGTCGGCGTTGATTTGACATCCGGGAAACAGGTCGTTTTTCGCAGCGGCCCTGTTTCCGAGGCGGTTCGTGCCAGTTGTGCCATTCCCGGCGTTTTTACTCCGCTCATCAGAGACGAAAAAGTCATCGTGGACGGTGGCGTGCTCAATTTTTTACCCACAGATGTGGCGCGCGACATGGGCGCAGACTATGTCATCGGCGTTAAGCTCACGCCGTCGATCACGCCGAACAAACCGCCGCAAAATATTATCCAGATTCTCGTCAATTCTTTTACGCTGGCGCTCAGTCAAATTGCAGAGCACGCGCCAGCCGGGGACTTTACAATTACCCCGGATTTAGTCGGCCTCAATCCGCACGATTTCAAGCAGGCGGACGATCTTTTCGAGCGCGGCTATCAGGCGGGACTTCAATCCGCCGACCGCATCGCTGATGAAATCAGCAAATTAGCAATAATCAAAAAAGTTGTACAGAAAATAAAAAACGACTAACTCAGGAGGCTGGTGTGTCAGTTCTGAAACTGGATCATGTTTACAAATCGTTCAAAGAAATTCATGCAGTGGACGATTTGAGCCTTGAATTGCCGGAAGGCGTCATTTTTGGGCTTTTGGGTCCCAATGGCGCGGGCAAAACGACTGCGATCCGCATGATAATGGAAATCATCATCCCGGATAAGGGTCAAATCTATCTTCTGAATCAACCGAATTCACAAAAGTTGCGCGATAAAGTCGGCTATCTTCCCGAGGAACGCGGCTTGTATCGCAAAATGAAAGTCAAAGAGCTGCTCAGTTTTATGGCGGAACTGAAGGGGATGAAATCGTCGGCGGCTCACAAAAAAATCGACTACTGGCTGGAACGATTTGATCTCGCCGAATGGGGCGCCAAGAAAGCAGAAGAGTTATCCCGCGGTATGCAGCAAAAAGTGCAATTTATCACCACCATCATCCACGAGCCGCAACTTATCATCCTGGACGAACCATTTACCGGGCTGGATCCTGTGAATGCGGAGCTGTTGAAAAACGTCATTTTGGAACAAAGAGAACGCGGCGCGACAATCGTTTTTTCCACGCATTTGATGGAACAGGTGGAAAAGCTCTGTGATTCAATTTGTTTGATCAACGAAGGCAAATCGGTTCTCAAAGGCGACATTCGCGAAATCAAGAAAAACTTTCGAAGAAATTCATTGCTATTAGAATTCGAGGGAGAGGCCAGGTTTCTCGACGATAAAAAATTAGTGAAAAAATTCACCATGACCGACCATGTCGCTGAAATTTATCCTGCCGAAGGAAAAACAACGCAGGATGTTTTGCGGCAGGCGCTAAATGAAGTTACTGTAAATAAATTTGAAGTCATGGAACCTTCACTGCGCGAAATATTCATTAACACAGTAACAAATTGAAAAAACAAGGAGATAAGCTGTGAATAAATTTTTGACAATTTTCAAACGCGAATATCTCTCACGCGTAAAAACCAAGGGCTTCATCATCGGAACAGTTCTCACTCCAATTTTGCTCATCGGTTTAACCCTTGGCCCGGGACTCCTGTTTCGACTCTCTTCGGAAAAAATCAGACACTACGCTGTGATCGACATGAGCGACATTGTCTATGACGAATTCGTCAAAGCGATGAACGACACCCTTTCCACCGGCGAGCCGATGTACGTTTTGCAGCGCGTCAACGCCACAAACGAAACACTGGAAGCAGAGAAGGAAAAGTTGGCCAAAGCCGTGGACAGCGACAAATTAGACGGCTATTTTGTAATTCCGGCAGATGTCGTCCAATCCAACAAGTCTGAGTATTACGCGAAAAACATGAACGATTTTGAACGAAATATAATGTATCAAAACATCATTTCCCGTGTTATCACAAATTACCGGCTCAAGCAGAGTAATCTCGATCCAAAAATAATCAAAAATCTAACCCGACGCATTGATTTGAAAACATTCAAAATTGAAAAGGGTGGCAAAGAAAAAGAAGACAGGGGCTTTTCTTTTGTGATTACTTTTGTGATGCTCTTTTTTCTGTACATGGCGCTAATCATGTACGGCGTCTTTGTCATGCGCAGTGTTTACGAGGAAAAAACATCGCGCGTAGTGGAAATGATTGTGTCTTCGTGTCGGCCCTTCCAACTCATGGCGGGAAAAGTGCTTGGCGTTGGCGCTGTCGGTCTCACTCAATACGCCATCTGGACCGGAGTTGCTGCCTTGCTCACAATTTACGCGGGGAGCATCATCGCCATGGTGGCGCCTTCGGCGGCAAGCGTGCCCATTCCGACCATACCGATTTCCGTGTTAGTCTATTTTATCATTTTCTTTGTGCTGGGTTACTTGTTATTTGCCACGCTGTACGCCATGGTCGGCTCCATGGTCAACTCGGATCAGGACGCGCAACAATTCCAGTTTCCGGTAATGATTTTCATCATTCTCGCTTTCTTTCTGGCATTTTACATCATCCGCAATCCGGACACGACCTTGGCGAAGTTCGCTTCGTTTTTTCCGCTCTTTTCGCCAATCACCATGTTCACAAGAATTTCCGTACAGGCGCCGCCCTTCGGGGAAATTTTGTTGTCCATTGTCATTTTGATTTTAACAATCATATTTTTCATCTGGCTGGCGGCGAAGATTTTCCGGGTAGGGATTTTGATGTACGGCAAGAGGCCGACTTTGCCCGAAATTATCAATTGGCTGAAATATTAGATGAGGCCGCGATTTTAAAAACCCGATTTCTCAAAGAAATCGGGTTTTTTCTTACTTCCTTCTTCCCAAAAACACCATCCGTTTCACAGATGTTTGATTTTTAAATTTTATCTGACAAAAATATATTCCCGCTGCCATTCTCTGCTCAGACGAATTCAATCCGTCCCAATAGCGCACATAGTGTCCCGCCGAATGAAAATCATCGACGATGGTTTTGACTTTTTGACCGAGAATGTTGTAAATAGTAATTTTCACATCTCCCGGCTGACCGAGATCGTATTTTATCGCTGTGATGTTTTCAAATGGATTCGGTGCGTTCTGAAATAAAATGAAATCTTCAGGCAGCGGCTTATTTTTTCTTGCGCTGGAATCAAATGCCACAAAAGAAAAATAATCCCGCGGAGCAAAATAGGGATGCGTTTTTCGATCGCCAGAGACATCGCGGGCTGAAAAATACAATTTCACTAACGAGCCATCCGGTTGCGGCGGAATCCAGGCATGATAAGCGTTTTCCTGATCGACTTTTGTCAAAGCCAATTTTTGAAAATGAGAATTTTCTTCGGTCAAATAATAGACAAATAATGAGTCGGGAACCAGATCATACTTTGAAAAAATTTTGATGGTCACACCATGTCCCTGCTGGCGGTCGTGGGTAATTTCCGGCATGTTGCTGAAAAACAGCCCATGATAAAAAATTGCCTCGTAAGCGTCAACAATTCCCCAGCCGATATCGTTGTTCGGATTTTCCGCATTGGACGCCGTCTCTCGCAGCGCTTTTGCCACCTGATACGGCGACAGATAAGGATGAGCCTCTAAAATCAGCGCGGCAACTCCGGCGACAAGCGGACAGGAAAGCGAAGTTCCGCTGGCTCGGCGATAACCATCCACAGTTCCGGCAGTTGCGCCGCGAACGCTCACGCCCATGGCGTCGACATCCGGCTTGATCCTTCCGTCTGCTGTAGGGCCCCGGGAACTAAAACTTGCTAATTCTCCATCACTGCTTACAGCGCCCACAGAAATTACATCTTCTGCATCGGCAGGTGCAATCATGTAGTGCCAACTATTGTTGCCTTCGTTTCCCATACTATTGACGACGACAACGCCTTTCTGCGCCGCCATTTCCGCCGCCTGTGTGGTGACGGCAGTCGTGCCGTCCATGTCTTTGTAAGAATACCAATCCAGATAGCCGAGCGAACTACTCACCACATCGACGCCGTTCCTCTCCAGCCATTCCAGTCCGGCGACCCAGAAATCTTCTTCCGCCGGATATTCATTGCTCACATCTTCGGTTTTCGCCAGATAAAATGTCGCGCCGTACGCCGGGCCGATTAATTTTTCCGGCGCAAAACCTCCGATGGCCGACAGCGTCAGGGTGCCGTGACTTTGCTGCGAGCTGAGATCACCAGCCTCATTTTGCGTCACACTGTCCTGATTAATGAAATCGTACTCACCAACAACATTGAGATGTAGAAACGCCTCGTGATATTTGTAATCAAAGCCGGTATCCAGCATACCAATGATCACGCCGCTGCCGTCAAATCCCAAATCGTGAACGTCGGTGACGCGAATGAGCTC
This sequence is a window from Calditrichota bacterium. Protein-coding genes within it:
- a CDS encoding YdbL family protein, giving the protein MIHRKKILVWSLALVLLLVYCSVKAPEVSVTGEKTALENQVIGTYEQIEEDVWTLTSVRSVGNTAPQPKMSENKKKVLEAVQGRKFNKDDVDEFLKAGIVGENNRGFLEIIHPEKIGSDETLKNRVEKIVQSENEYRKIIMDRIIVLNEDAAKAGEQNVGHIFAKMNQDNVASGSWIQLDSGEWVQKQAEKK
- a CDS encoding ATP-binding cassette domain-containing protein, with product MSVLKLDHVYKSFKEIHAVDDLSLELPEGVIFGLLGPNGAGKTTAIRMIMEIIIPDKGQIYLLNQPNSQKLRDKVGYLPEERGLYRKMKVKELLSFMAELKGMKSSAAHKKIDYWLERFDLAEWGAKKAEELSRGMQQKVQFITTIIHEPQLIILDEPFTGLDPVNAELLKNVILEQRERGATIVFSTHLMEQVEKLCDSICLINEGKSVLKGDIREIKKNFRRNSLLLEFEGEARFLDDKKLVKKFTMTDHVAEIYPAEGKTTQDVLRQALNEVTVNKFEVMEPSLREIFINTVTN
- a CDS encoding patatin-like phospholipase family protein, with product MKRKKIGLALSGGAVLGIAHLGVIKALEEKNITFDIIAGTSAGSLVGAFLAAGYTVQQLYSMTKNISWDVLGKVTIPTKGLLNSHALQDFIEKELHNVAIEQLPKPFAAVGVDLTSGKQVVFRSGPVSEAVRASCAIPGVFTPLIRDEKVIVDGGVLNFLPTDVARDMGADYVIGVKLTPSITPNKPPQNIIQILVNSFTLALSQIAEHAPAGDFTITPDLVGLNPHDFKQADDLFERGYQAGLQSADRIADEISKLAIIKKVVQKIKND
- a CDS encoding ABC transporter permease; this translates as MNKFLTIFKREYLSRVKTKGFIIGTVLTPILLIGLTLGPGLLFRLSSEKIRHYAVIDMSDIVYDEFVKAMNDTLSTGEPMYVLQRVNATNETLEAEKEKLAKAVDSDKLDGYFVIPADVVQSNKSEYYAKNMNDFERNIMYQNIISRVITNYRLKQSNLDPKIIKNLTRRIDLKTFKIEKGGKEKEDRGFSFVITFVMLFFLYMALIMYGVFVMRSVYEEKTSRVVEMIVSSCRPFQLMAGKVLGVGAVGLTQYAIWTGVAALLTIYAGSIIAMVAPSAASVPIPTIPISVLVYFIIFFVLGYLLFATLYAMVGSMVNSDQDAQQFQFPVMIFIILAFFLAFYIIRNPDTTLAKFASFFPLFSPITMFTRISVQAPPFGEILLSIVILILTIIFFIWLAAKIFRVGILMYGKRPTLPEIINWLKY
- a CDS encoding S8 family serine peptidase, with translation MIRKIILLLVCAVIPISGFAAEKYWIFFRDKGNSPYQLTRQIEQVKKELSARTLQRREKVRVMGDVVDESDVEISAEYLLALKNIGVNPIVQSRWLNAVSAEVNENTRRQILRLGFVRKIQPVAKFRREKPLPAEEFFLHKPQSHRLDYGPSLTQNELIRVTDVHDLGFDGSGVIIGMLDTGFDYKYHEAFLHLNVVGEYDFINQDSVTQNEAGDLSSQQSHGTLTLSAIGGFAPEKLIGPAYGATFYLAKTEDVSNEYPAEEDFWVAGLEWLERNGVDVVSSSLGYLDWYSYKDMDGTTAVTTQAAEMAAQKGVVVVNSMGNEGNNSWHYMIAPADAEDVISVGAVSSDGELASFSSRGPTADGRIKPDVDAMGVSVRGATAGTVDGYRRASGTSLSCPLVAGVAALILEAHPYLSPYQVAKALRETASNAENPNNDIGWGIVDAYEAIFYHGLFFSNMPEITHDRQQGHGVTIKIFSKYDLVPDSLFVYYLTEENSHFQKLALTKVDQENAYHAWIPPQPDGSLVKLYFSARDVSGDRKTHPYFAPRDYFSFVAFDSSARKNKPLPEDFILFQNAPNPFENITAIKYDLGQPGDVKITIYNILGQKVKTIVDDFHSAGHYVRYWDGLNSSEQRMAAGIYFCQIKFKNQTSVKRMVFLGRRK
- a CDS encoding DUF948 domain-containing protein, which codes for MLVEISIVVIAVFIVIFVIGLLVALAQIRRTAREAEKLMEVTRQQIVPISHDLTIVVNDVKRIVQSVQKQVGMVEQGVGNIKETVARITQIEKTLNERVSQPFVEFATLLSAVSRALRTFFEFMRK